The genomic window AAAAtgttcttgattttttttcacctatacataattaattaaaaaagaaaaaaataattatgtaaaaatagatttatttataaataaaataactaaaatataataagatttataaataaactaagtaactattttgcaaaatttctaAATAACCCTTATTAAATCCTAAAGTCTGAATTATTTTTCTGTACTATTTAAAATATCCCAATTAACTCCTATGGCTCCATCAGAAAgttgattttatataatatataaatatgaattcTAACATATTAAAAATCTATTATAACCCTATTTAATTCtaagaaattgaaaatatatattaaaataacataaaaaatgacTCCCTTAAAACCtggtattataaaatatataaattaacctATAATTGATTTTGGATTTAAGTGCTTCATCtccatttaaattatttaaatttgggtCAATGTATATAGAGCTACTTGAACTTAATAATTTATACTTATTTGATACTTCTTTTTTGGATTTATCTGAGATCTAAACTTAAAAACCGTAAGTAATTTGACACTTTTTTTAGGTATTGACAAACACTGTTAAAATACGCTGACGTGCAATGCCGACCAATATCATAGTGACACGTGGTAGTTTCACATTTCAATATGTggcaaaatatatttttttttataaattttatttttttgtcaagtGTCAAAATGTGAGACTGCCACGTGTCATAATATTATTGATCACCAATACTGTGCCAATTAGACAAATGCCTAAagtactaaaaaaaattaaatactaagtAGAGGAAATTTctataaattaagaaattaaaatttaattctatgttCTCCTATTGTACTGCTTTAGAGGGGGTTGTTGtgcttattaaattaaaattttattgtctATAGTATCTGGACAGACTGGAATATTTATGGTGCCAGCAAAGTGATGTTACATGCCGTAAAAAATTGCTTATACTCCTAAAATACCCACACCTTAAAACTTGGGGTAACATAGACCAATACAATTAGTTAAGGAATGTTTGAGtatttgtataaatttatatGCTACCTTAGAGCTCAACAGTGTCGAAAGAATCACAATGGAGCAAATTTGAGACCAAAAGAAGTTATAGAACAGTAAAATCCCAAACAAGAGATAAATTTAGCAAAAATAGTAAACATGCTTTCTTTGCACGAAAACTATCGCATAAAGCAAATTACGACATATTAGGTAGAAAGAAGAAACATGAACGGATTACTGAATTCCAATCTCTAATATTATTGTGAATAAAATGATACAGAACATAATAAAGGCAGGCACTGCGTCTTCCCTGGATTCTGGTGGTGTTCCATCAGAAGGGCCGAGGACGGAGGAGCGGCGCCACAGCGAATTTCATAATCCCAACCTTGCAGTGAAAGCCATTACGCTCACCACAAACGAAGTAGTAGGgcttcttcttattcttcttcttcaaaaCAAACTCAAACCCATTTCCGCCACCTTGAGTTTGGTTGGCGATCAGCTTAGCTTTCTTCAAGTCGCAGTTAAGGAAGCTCCTGAGGTTGGGTAGCAATGAGACACCGTGAGGAAACGTGGTGTTGCTTGGTGGATCATATTTGAACACTGCCAATTTTCCAACCATCACATCAACATAAACAACATAATTCAGACATAAGAGTGTTGGGATTTTAACTTATGAATTACCAAGAGTGTCATTGAAGTAGAAGGGAGCGGTTTTGAGTGACCAGTCGGTGTAGTTGAGCCCAAATTGCCAATGCTGTGATCCCCCAACAGTGAACCTTTTGGGGGCACTGCTATGATTGTAGGGATAAGTATGGGAATCCCAACCCTTGTTAGCCAAGCTTACTTCCACTACGCAAGCAATAGCCTGCAGTAGAACAA from Gossypium hirsutum isolate 1008001.06 chromosome D12, Gossypium_hirsutum_v2.1, whole genome shotgun sequence includes these protein-coding regions:
- the LOC107956543 gene encoding uncharacterized protein → MGFRFAQGLVLLQAIACVVEVSLANKGWDSHTYPYNHSSAPKRFTVGGSQHWQFGLNYTDWSLKTAPFYFNDTLVFKYDPPSNTTFPHGVSLLPNLRSFLNCDLKKAKLIANQTQGGGNGFEFVLKKKNKKKPYYFVCGERNGFHCKVGIMKFAVAPLLRPRPF